In Micromonospora cremea, the genomic window AGGGCAAAGCCGGCGCTGAGGTACTGATAGGCCGGCGGGTACGCGGCCGGCAACCGCTGGACGAACGTGTTAGTTCCGGAGGCGTCGCGGGTGAACGCGGACACGTAGAAGATTCCGCTGAAAGCGGGCGTACCAGCTTGACCCAGACCGCAGAAGCTGCACATCAGGGACAGACCGATCGCGATCCAGGCGATGATGCGGCCCGCGAAGTGCCCCGCACGCACTGAGGCCGCGATACCCAGTAGGACCAGTGCTGCCACGGCGGTGATCAACGCCGCGACGTAGGGCAATGCCGAGGCCAGTGGTTTGATAACGTCAAAGGCGCGTGGGTCGACTTCGGAGGTGTTCAGTGCCTCCCGCACACGGTCCGGGTACGCAGCTGCCCCAACGGCGACCGCCATCGCGTCTGCGAGATACCCGACGGCCACGACGGTCATCAGAGTCACTGCAATCGTTACTGACCGCGGCCGTCCACCGACCTTCGCCCGATCCACCATCGGCACTCCCTTCTCAACGGTTGCCGGTGACG contains:
- a CDS encoding SHOCT domain-containing protein, whose translation is MTVVAVGYLADAMAVAVGAAAYPDRVREALNTSEVDPRAFDVIKPLASALPYVAALITAVAALVLLGIAASVRAGHFAGRIIAWIAIGLSLMCSFCGLGQAGTPAFSGIFYVSAFTRDASGTNTFVQRLPAAYPPAYQYLSAGFALFAMLALIVVVVLLARPSANRFFRPVRQLAPPPATHYLADSAPATHYLADSAPATHYLGDSAPAPVAGAARPIIGQISQLSVLVGQHQRGELTDEEFAAARQQLLGGP